In Musa acuminata AAA Group cultivar baxijiao chromosome BXJ2-8, Cavendish_Baxijiao_AAA, whole genome shotgun sequence, one genomic interval encodes:
- the LOC135619257 gene encoding FCS-Like Zinc finger 2-like, translating to MGSQRSQAPPVPPHLRLPASSPLRPLRHQETRKETPVRRQQERKTSERLKLMESSSFSCSSSSSASSSSASDLEAGRAAPYNSAGAAAGSRSPKARFFCDGLDDEEPHHFLDSCFLCGKPLAGNRDIFMYRGDMPFCSEECRQEQIEMDESKEQNRKVPPKASSSSKDSSKGGTATGPSKSHKVHVRAGTAVVAG from the exons ATGGGCTCGCAGCGCTCCCAGGCACCACCCGTG CCACCTCACTTGCGTCTCCCCGCCTCCTCCCCACTGCGCCCTCTGCGCCATCAAGAAACAAGGAAAGAAACACCTGTACGGCGACAACAGGAGAGAAAGACCTCCGAACGCCTCAAGCTGATGgagtcctcttccttctcttgttcttcttcctcctccgcctcttcttcttctgcttctgatCTCGAGGCTGGACGCGCTGCTCCTTATAATTCCGCCGGAGCGGCGGCGGGATCTCGGTCGCCCAAGGCCAGGTTCTTCTGCGACGGCCTCGACGACGAGGAGCCGCACCACTTCTTGGACTCGTGCTTCCTCTGCGGCAAGCCCCTTGCCGGCAACCGCGACATCTTCATGTACAG AGGGGATATGCCGTTCTGTAGCGAGGAGTGCCGGCAGGAGCAGATCGAGATGGATGAAAGCAAGGAGCAGAACCGGAAGGTCCCCCCCAAGGCTTCTTCTTCCAGCAAGGACTCGAGCAAGGGTGGCACTGCCACCGGCCCATCCAAGTCCCACAAGGTCCACGTTAGGGCCGGCACCGCCGTGGTTGCAGGCTAA
- the LOC135583689 gene encoding mitochondrial pyruvate carrier 4 gives MAASKIQALWNHPAGPKTIHFWAPTFKWGISIANVADFAKPPEKISYPQQVAVACTGLIWSRYSTVITPKNWNLFSVNVAMAGTGIYQLSRKIRHDYFSEVEEVPAKE, from the exons ATGGCAGCATCAAAGATTCAAGCTCTATGGAATCACCCAGCGGGCCCTAAAACca TCCATTTTTGGGCCCCAACATTTAAGTGGGGAATTAGTATCGCAAATGTTGCAGACTTCGCTAAGCCACCTGAAAAGATTTCTTATCCTCAGCAAGTTG CTGTTGCTTGCACTGGTCTCATCTGGTCACGTTACAGCACAGTTATTACACCT AAAAACTGGAACCTCTTTAGCGTGAATGTTGCGATGGCTGGAACAGGCATTTATCAACTATCTCGCAAGATTCG GCACGATTACTTCTCTGAGGTAGAAGAAGTACCAGCAAAAGAATGA